The DNA region GTCGGTTTCATTGTAAAAGTATGTACTGTTTCGTGTACGCTCTGCAAAAGTACGGAAATAGAAGGCATAAAAAAACGGCTTGTGAGTACACAAACCGCTGTTTTTACTGGTTTTAAGCCTTGTAGCGAGAGGGGGGCACAATCCCCCGACCTCCGGGTTATGAATTTGGAAAAATATCCAAATTTTAGGCTATTTTAATATAAATGCTGGTAAACTGTTTACCGAATTGTTTACTGTGTTAGTACTAATTTTAGTTAATGCGTAAGGTAAACAATAACAATATCCAAAGCAATTATTTGTTCAGATTTAGAACTTCGGGAGAACAGGTAGTACTGGTAAAAAGAATTCAATTATACCTCTCTTAAGTGAATAGAATTTGGAATAATTATTTAATGTTTCGTTCATATTTGTCATAAAGTAACTGTGTCCAAATAAGTAAAACTGCATAACCTAAAACTGTTACAGGTTTATTGTATTTCGTTAAATGTATTGTAGCTAAAGGTTTAACTTTATTAAATACAGAAAGTACATCTTTCACTTATAGAATTATTATGATTGATTATAGTATGATTAGCCCATTAGCTTATGCCGACGATGATGAAGACGATAGAATGTTCTTTGAGGAGGCGATGCAAGAAATATTTCCCAATATTAAAATGAATTTATTTCCTAATGGGAAATCACTGTTGACCTTTATCGTGTCTAATTTATCGGCTGGAATTCTTCCTAGATTAATTTTTTTAGATTTGAACATGCCCGTAATGAACGGAATCGAGTGTTTGTCCGAATTAAAAAAAAATAAAATATTGACTGAAATTCCTGTTATTATATATTCAACCTCTTCATCTGAGGGGGATAAGCGTAAACTTATGGAAATGGGAGCGATATGTTTTTTGACTAAAGAAACCTCCCTAAGTCGGATGCAGTCACAGTTAAAGCAAATCGTTGAGGATTTGTGCCAAAAAGAACTGTTACCAAAAACAACCTAAAAGTTATGCGGCGGAGTTGTTGGAATTAACTTTAATAATAGTTCTCACTTTTCTCCAAAGGTTCTCAGAATCCATAGCGCTTTTATCTAATTTTCCAAGAAGATTACTTAATTCAAGATTTTTAGTAT from Zobellia alginiliquefaciens includes:
- a CDS encoding response regulator gives rise to the protein MIDYSMISPLAYADDDEDDRMFFEEAMQEIFPNIKMNLFPNGKSLLTFIVSNLSAGILPRLIFLDLNMPVMNGIECLSELKKNKILTEIPVIIYSTSSSEGDKRKLMEMGAICFLTKETSLSRMQSQLKQIVEDLCQKELLPKTT